In Desulfovibrio inopinatus DSM 10711, the following are encoded in one genomic region:
- a CDS encoding PAS domain S-box protein, producing MLKKQFGERIRFLRKMANLTQAQLAERINITQEYVGKLERGLSSPGFDKIEALSHALNVEPAMLFLFPSPSSTLTEQNTDIPNGGFDLFAYLHPIGTLHWDVGSDSICLTDGFEELLGHSKEKPFVALGKLASHLHPDDKDRVVNVAGNLIHGEDIPSLSFRYYDRKKNIRHALAFISLARSPHGGVNHIYCGVLDTTEYFHLGSYLARTHQGLEDLVRLRTKTLNEMINTLGLKEHELTKAVQSLAVYKKIVGALRENITFIDKTYTHVVVNASFLKATGLERNDVEGRTVAEIWGEEPFKLVIKPKLDLALSGKSSEARLWLSKANEAKRLLNIRFWPYREDDGSISGVVVSPKEIRESKTFEYSISHTRNRVEDVLRVAKIGWWDDNLLHDEVVWNDESYRILGYSPSEVRPGMHALLSRVPAEDKERIFQELLELRSSSSDINLTLPIVTPAGEERVVHILGNVAADQNGTPCRAIGTIQDVTALMDLEEQFHHNKKLFKVLAEQLNNVVLSVNSSGQLLFITSNIQDILGYEPAEALRMHLNDLIGEVATHRILNALTLGPNAPALHFTSLLQRKNESALWAQIYAVPLCDPASSQTAVNIAICDINLRKQWELALTRTLKALNQPEFSLDKTAALILETALTLSRSPKGCLVCFAPTHGEVLTFSGQTTHQENGELKTILQRASDKECCHNPECIFPTTTDIIIENNPSALRTTGNQPQICCHDRALCIIPAVYKQLVMGRITLSGKHDGYSENDAAAIAGLSDVLAMAITRFGTTNTS from the coding sequence ATGCTCAAAAAGCAGTTTGGTGAGCGTATTCGTTTTTTACGGAAGATGGCCAACCTCACCCAGGCTCAGCTTGCGGAACGGATCAACATCACACAGGAGTATGTCGGTAAGCTTGAGCGAGGTCTGTCATCACCGGGGTTCGACAAGATTGAAGCCCTGAGTCATGCGCTGAATGTCGAACCGGCAATGCTATTTCTCTTCCCCAGCCCCAGCAGTACGCTCACGGAACAAAATACAGATATTCCGAATGGGGGATTCGATCTTTTTGCCTATCTGCATCCTATTGGGACACTCCATTGGGATGTCGGTTCAGATTCCATTTGTTTAACAGATGGGTTTGAAGAACTCCTTGGGCATTCTAAAGAAAAACCATTTGTCGCCCTCGGCAAACTGGCCAGTCACCTGCACCCCGACGATAAAGACAGAGTTGTCAACGTTGCCGGGAACCTCATCCATGGCGAGGACATTCCTTCCCTCTCTTTTCGGTATTACGACCGAAAGAAAAACATACGCCATGCCCTCGCCTTTATCAGCCTCGCACGATCACCCCACGGGGGAGTCAATCATATTTATTGTGGTGTACTCGATACAACGGAGTATTTTCATCTCGGTTCATATTTAGCCAGAACACACCAGGGGCTTGAAGACCTGGTCCGCTTGCGGACCAAAACGCTCAACGAGATGATCAACACACTTGGCCTTAAAGAGCATGAATTAACCAAGGCAGTCCAATCACTTGCCGTGTACAAAAAAATAGTCGGAGCACTCAGGGAAAACATTACGTTCATTGACAAAACGTATACCCATGTCGTGGTCAACGCGAGCTTTCTTAAAGCCACGGGACTTGAACGTAATGATGTGGAGGGTCGGACTGTTGCCGAAATTTGGGGAGAAGAACCATTCAAGCTTGTCATTAAACCCAAATTGGACCTTGCCCTTTCCGGAAAAAGCAGTGAAGCGCGACTTTGGTTATCCAAGGCAAACGAAGCCAAACGTCTCCTCAACATCCGCTTTTGGCCATACAGAGAAGATGATGGGTCCATCTCCGGCGTCGTCGTGAGCCCAAAAGAAATACGAGAATCGAAAACATTCGAATACTCCATCTCTCACACCCGCAATCGCGTCGAAGACGTGCTTCGTGTCGCAAAAATCGGCTGGTGGGATGATAACCTTCTTCATGACGAAGTTGTCTGGAATGATGAGTCCTATCGTATACTCGGATATTCCCCGTCAGAAGTACGTCCGGGTATGCATGCGCTTCTCAGCCGTGTTCCCGCCGAAGACAAAGAAAGAATTTTCCAAGAATTACTAGAACTTCGATCATCATCGAGCGACATCAACCTGACACTTCCCATTGTCACGCCAGCAGGAGAAGAGCGTGTTGTTCATATTCTCGGTAATGTCGCAGCAGACCAAAACGGTACACCATGTAGAGCTATCGGGACGATTCAAGACGTTACTGCACTCATGGACCTTGAAGAGCAATTCCATCATAACAAAAAACTGTTTAAAGTGCTTGCGGAGCAACTTAATAATGTTGTTTTGTCGGTGAATAGCTCTGGACAGCTCCTTTTTATCACATCAAATATACAAGATATTCTCGGCTACGAACCCGCCGAAGCCCTCCGCATGCACCTGAATGACCTTATTGGGGAAGTGGCAACTCACCGTATCCTCAATGCGCTTACACTCGGGCCCAATGCACCAGCCTTGCACTTCACGTCTTTATTACAGCGGAAGAACGAAAGTGCGCTCTGGGCCCAAATTTACGCTGTACCGTTGTGTGATCCCGCATCTTCCCAAACAGCGGTCAACATTGCCATCTGCGACATCAATTTGCGCAAACAATGGGAACTTGCACTGACGAGAACACTCAAGGCACTCAATCAACCGGAGTTCAGCCTAGATAAAACTGCGGCACTTATCCTTGAAACCGCATTGACCCTTTCCAGAAGCCCCAAAGGATGTCTTGTCTGCTTTGCCCCAACTCATGGAGAGGTGCTCACGTTCAGTGGTCAAACCACCCATCAAGAAAACGGCGAGCTGAAGACAATTTTGCAACGTGCTTCGGACAAGGAATGTTGTCATAATCCTGAGTGTATTTTTCCCACAACGACCGATATCATTATAGAAAACAACCCCTCCGCTCTCCGTACCACAGGCAATCAACCGCAAATATGCTGTCATGACAGGGCATTATGCATTATCCCCGCTGTGTACAAACAGCTCGTTATGGGACGTATCACTCTATCGGGAAAACACGATGGATATTCAGAAAACGACGCCGCTGCCATTGCAGGATTATCGGACGTGCTCGCCATGGCCATCACGCGATTCGGTACCACCAATACTTCGTAA
- the gspD gene encoding type II secretion system secretin GspD — protein MNRTHRFLVCFVVGCTMFLGGNIWSGLPLSGAARVWAQVSAAQGEQTLSLDFDGVDIKVFIQFISEITGKNFVVDDRVKGTVTVISARQITEDEAFKVFESVLEVNGYTIVPAGKFYKIVPAKGSRTRSLQTLDMPENLKPMQDRMVTQILSLKHIDATELRKMLTPMVSPDGLITDYPLSRTIIITDYSSNIERLLKIITEVDMPTSKAKLSIYRLQYASAKNLAEQINKLMQVTVKRAQGQDSSVFNVVPDERTNTVAIMAGAENTSQVAELIRALDRPSDRGRGNIRIYALENADAEELAKVLNELVGKTTTTAEGKSVQVVTEGTKVVADKTTNSLVITADPESFAVFEETIAKLDVPRKQVFVEALIMEISSDKTFNFGVNWNFTDRSDSLGSSGEGGLVFGSSNPGGFVDLFDGGTFAPPAGLAVGMVTFPVQIGDIIYTNIQTLLNAAKSDNSFNVISTPQLMTLDNEEASINVSENRPFLTSQDVGQSTTDRTAQQFEYRDVGTQLKVTPQINAGNTIKLKIYQETSRVDQQVTELTGQLQPTTRKRTTETTVLVRNGQTIVISGLISKSSTEGVSKVPALGDVPVLGWLFKNKNESSDKTNLLVFITPRIAGQSKEADAIYFEKIKELEEVQFGGHNEGAPIEKPQILYRPVLGS, from the coding sequence GTGAATCGTACGCATCGGTTTCTTGTTTGTTTCGTTGTGGGATGCACGATGTTTCTTGGAGGAAATATCTGGAGCGGCCTTCCTCTTTCTGGGGCTGCACGTGTTTGGGCGCAGGTCTCTGCAGCACAAGGTGAGCAGACATTGAGCCTGGATTTTGATGGTGTTGATATCAAAGTCTTCATTCAATTCATCAGTGAAATTACAGGGAAGAATTTTGTTGTCGACGACCGGGTGAAAGGTACGGTGACCGTAATTTCGGCCCGCCAAATTACTGAAGACGAAGCATTTAAGGTTTTTGAATCCGTGCTTGAAGTGAATGGATATACTATTGTTCCAGCCGGAAAGTTCTACAAGATTGTGCCGGCTAAAGGTTCGCGAACGCGCAGCCTACAAACCCTGGATATGCCTGAAAATCTCAAGCCGATGCAGGACCGGATGGTCACGCAAATCTTGTCGCTCAAGCATATCGATGCCACGGAACTCCGGAAAATGTTGACTCCCATGGTTTCTCCCGATGGGCTTATTACCGACTACCCACTCTCTCGAACGATTATCATTACCGACTATAGTTCCAATATTGAGCGTCTTCTTAAAATTATTACTGAAGTCGATATGCCCACCTCGAAGGCCAAGTTAAGTATTTATCGACTGCAATATGCTTCAGCCAAAAATCTTGCCGAGCAGATCAACAAGCTTATGCAGGTGACCGTCAAAAGGGCTCAAGGTCAAGATTCGTCGGTATTCAATGTGGTGCCTGACGAACGCACCAATACCGTGGCCATTATGGCAGGAGCGGAAAATACGAGTCAGGTCGCGGAACTGATCCGTGCTCTGGATCGACCAAGCGACCGCGGTCGAGGAAACATTCGTATCTACGCTTTGGAAAATGCCGATGCGGAAGAATTAGCCAAAGTGTTGAATGAACTCGTCGGGAAGACGACGACGACCGCTGAAGGAAAAAGTGTCCAAGTGGTGACCGAAGGGACCAAGGTTGTTGCCGACAAAACAACCAACAGTCTCGTCATCACAGCCGATCCGGAAAGCTTTGCTGTGTTCGAAGAAACCATCGCCAAACTTGATGTCCCACGGAAACAAGTGTTTGTCGAAGCGTTGATTATGGAGATTTCTTCCGACAAGACGTTTAATTTCGGAGTAAACTGGAATTTTACCGATCGAAGCGATAGCCTTGGGTCTTCTGGCGAAGGGGGACTCGTCTTCGGTTCTTCGAACCCGGGAGGGTTTGTTGACCTCTTTGACGGCGGAACATTTGCTCCCCCTGCCGGTCTGGCTGTGGGGATGGTGACATTTCCCGTCCAAATAGGCGATATTATCTATACGAATATTCAGACGCTACTCAATGCGGCGAAGTCGGACAATAGTTTTAATGTCATTTCAACTCCGCAGCTTATGACCCTTGATAACGAAGAAGCGAGCATTAATGTTTCCGAGAACCGTCCATTTTTAACATCGCAGGATGTCGGGCAGAGCACCACGGATCGCACAGCCCAGCAGTTTGAATATCGAGATGTCGGCACACAACTCAAGGTGACTCCGCAGATCAATGCCGGCAATACGATCAAGCTAAAAATCTATCAGGAAACATCACGTGTGGATCAACAAGTCACCGAGTTGACTGGTCAGCTTCAGCCGACGACACGGAAACGCACGACAGAGACAACTGTTCTTGTTCGTAATGGGCAAACTATTGTTATATCAGGACTTATTTCAAAATCTTCCACAGAAGGGGTGAGTAAGGTCCCTGCATTGGGTGATGTTCCGGTTTTGGGGTGGCTCTTTAAGAACAAAAACGAGAGTAGCGATAAGACCAATCTGCTTGTCTTCATCACACCACGTATTGCCGGCCAAAGCAAAGAAGCCGACGCTATTTATTTTGAAAAAATAAAGGAATTGGAAGAGGTGCAGTTTGGTGGGCACAACGAAGGTGCCCCCATTGAAAAACCGCAAATTCTGTATAGACCGGTTTTGGGAAGCTGA
- a CDS encoding SPOR domain-containing protein, with protein MKEILPLIAFLVILSLCLPMRSDATTARILDAGIVPPQTHLPGPGSALSRSTNTIPLKPDAAFGILFTIDGSPEETSPTMIEVRLERPTASGERETQSWFLPVLPGQTILAPYSASPADWPTVLTPGDWQFFIVSEGAILASKTLQLVAEAAPKTPPPNAAQTVSHTKETGKPIPPKTKNTKKYFVQAGAFTKRENAVKMIKDLQKKGISACLITGGNAQKYIFVSIGEYNTEAEAKARIQRVTREQNMEALAKKLEPDQKRECLPQ; from the coding sequence ATGAAAGAAATTCTTCCCCTTATTGCCTTTCTCGTCATCCTTTCTCTCTGTCTGCCCATGCGGTCTGACGCCACGACTGCACGCATTCTTGATGCCGGAATCGTCCCCCCACAAACGCATTTGCCAGGCCCTGGCAGTGCATTGAGCAGATCGACGAATACCATACCGCTCAAACCGGATGCAGCGTTCGGCATTCTGTTCACTATCGACGGGTCGCCGGAGGAAACGTCGCCAACCATGATCGAAGTCCGTTTGGAGCGACCAACCGCTTCCGGAGAACGTGAAACACAAAGCTGGTTTCTCCCTGTATTACCAGGCCAAACCATTCTGGCGCCCTACAGCGCGAGCCCCGCAGATTGGCCCACTGTTTTAACTCCAGGGGACTGGCAGTTTTTCATTGTCTCAGAAGGTGCCATTCTAGCATCGAAAACGCTCCAGCTCGTTGCGGAGGCAGCCCCGAAAACGCCGCCACCTAACGCCGCCCAAACGGTTTCTCATACGAAAGAAACCGGCAAACCAATCCCTCCAAAAACAAAAAATACAAAGAAATATTTTGTTCAGGCTGGAGCGTTTACCAAACGGGAAAATGCGGTCAAAATGATCAAGGATTTACAAAAGAAAGGCATTTCCGCCTGTTTGATAACAGGCGGAAATGCGCAAAAATATATCTTTGTCTCGATTGGCGAGTATAACACCGAAGCTGAAGCAAAGGCTCGTATACAACGTGTCACACGCGAACAGAACATGGAGGCTTTGGCCAAAAAACTGGAACCGGATCAAAAGCGGGAATGCCTCCCTCAATAA
- a CDS encoding tetratricopeptide repeat protein, whose product MNSHCFWRGWCSFRWQRVVVAALVCAVALTGCASQHGVSSDNSLLPAGGEEAALSSARQAFDVGAFEKAYSNFSAVLHIDPDNTVALLGRGASSLSLGQPEAAMADFAQVLQREPNNADAFYNLGLALFQLDRTEKAETAFSKAVERNPSFAKAYNNRGLARVRLHRTEEAIADFTRAFELQDEKAFEPIFNRAALYQNQQLYEKALADYLVAAPLQPYNVRVKNNLGIVYMQLGQLDNAQRTFDEAIAISSDDPEVRYNRAILFEKKNDYKKAIAEYDKALFDNPKMAAGYLNRGILHMRLRQTSRGCADVSKACELGICELYDTMKTKGICD is encoded by the coding sequence ATGAATTCTCATTGTTTTTGGCGGGGATGGTGCTCTTTCCGGTGGCAAAGAGTCGTTGTAGCCGCTCTTGTTTGTGCTGTAGCTTTAACAGGGTGTGCTTCACAACACGGTGTATCATCGGACAATTCTCTTTTACCTGCGGGAGGAGAAGAAGCGGCGTTGTCCTCGGCTCGCCAGGCGTTCGATGTTGGTGCTTTTGAAAAAGCGTATAGTAATTTTTCTGCTGTTCTGCATATTGATCCAGATAACACAGTGGCACTCCTTGGACGAGGAGCTTCTTCGCTTTCGCTTGGGCAGCCTGAAGCAGCCATGGCGGATTTCGCCCAGGTTTTACAACGGGAGCCGAATAATGCCGATGCCTTCTATAATTTAGGTTTGGCCCTCTTTCAGCTTGATCGCACAGAAAAGGCCGAAACCGCCTTTTCCAAGGCTGTTGAGCGGAATCCGTCTTTTGCTAAAGCCTATAATAATCGCGGACTTGCCCGTGTACGCCTGCACCGAACGGAGGAAGCTATAGCGGATTTCACGCGTGCTTTCGAGCTTCAGGACGAGAAGGCGTTTGAGCCGATTTTCAATCGAGCCGCCTTGTATCAAAACCAGCAGCTCTATGAAAAAGCGTTGGCTGATTATTTAGTCGCGGCACCTCTTCAACCATACAATGTTCGTGTGAAAAATAATCTGGGTATTGTCTACATGCAACTTGGACAATTGGACAACGCGCAACGTACGTTCGACGAGGCCATTGCCATAAGTTCGGATGATCCTGAGGTTCGCTACAATCGAGCTATTTTGTTTGAGAAAAAAAATGATTATAAAAAAGCTATTGCAGAATACGATAAAGCCTTGTTTGATAATCCCAAAATGGCAGCGGGCTATTTGAATCGAGGGATATTACATATGCGTTTACGACAGACGTCAAGAGGATGTGCTGACGTGAGCAAGGCCTGCGAACTCGGTATTTGTGAACTGTACGATACTATGAAAACGAAAGGGATATGCGACTGA
- a CDS encoding transporter substrate-binding domain-containing protein: MYRVIWCFVFFCFVVAFPFMSSAAPHSIVENSEEYTNPLIVGVKSAPPFAFKDEADQWTGISIRLFKDIAEDLNRQLLFREYTLEDLLTAVENGEIDVAVSALSITPERELRMDFSHPFFTSHLGIAIPAKQDTSFFSLFSNFFSWQIMGYLAGLLGLLLCVGFLAWLIERRANPEQFRGGKFGLFDGLWWAAVTMTTVGYGDLSPKSPAGRMLALAWMFVSVGLMSFFIAGITTTLTLKHIQGTVHGPEDLVRARTAAVAGASSVVYLKHIFVSPILFSDLDQALDALSEGRVQAVVHDKPLLQYAIHSKHDGKITVLNSAFDPQLYGFAFKRESPLRKPVNISLLSKIEDRDYWHQLVGPYLGTN, encoded by the coding sequence ATGTATCGAGTTATTTGGTGCTTCGTCTTCTTTTGTTTTGTCGTGGCGTTTCCTTTTATGAGTTCCGCAGCTCCACATTCCATCGTCGAGAACAGCGAAGAATATACCAATCCACTGATTGTTGGCGTGAAGTCTGCACCGCCGTTTGCATTCAAAGACGAAGCGGATCAATGGACCGGTATCAGCATCAGGCTTTTCAAGGATATCGCTGAAGATTTGAACCGCCAGCTTCTTTTCCGAGAATACACGCTCGAAGACCTCCTGACGGCTGTGGAAAACGGTGAAATTGATGTGGCCGTCTCCGCCTTATCGATTACCCCGGAGAGAGAACTCCGCATGGACTTTTCCCACCCATTTTTCACATCACACCTCGGTATCGCCATACCGGCCAAGCAGGACACGTCGTTCTTCTCCCTCTTTAGCAACTTTTTTTCCTGGCAAATCATGGGATACCTTGCCGGCCTTCTCGGGCTGCTTCTCTGTGTCGGTTTCCTCGCATGGCTCATTGAGCGACGAGCCAACCCCGAACAATTTCGCGGCGGTAAATTCGGATTGTTTGACGGTTTATGGTGGGCTGCGGTGACCATGACGACCGTTGGTTATGGTGATTTATCCCCCAAGTCACCAGCAGGACGAATGCTCGCTTTGGCCTGGATGTTTGTTTCCGTTGGCCTCATGTCGTTTTTTATCGCCGGTATAACGACAACTCTCACACTGAAACACATTCAAGGCACAGTCCATGGCCCCGAGGATCTCGTACGGGCCCGTACAGCAGCGGTTGCGGGGGCATCAAGCGTGGTTTACCTTAAACATATTTTTGTTTCACCAATCCTTTTTTCCGATTTGGATCAAGCGCTTGACGCTCTGTCCGAAGGCCGAGTGCAGGCCGTCGTTCATGACAAACCCCTTCTTCAATATGCCATTCACTCAAAGCATGATGGAAAAATTACCGTGTTGAATTCGGCTTTCGATCCTCAGCTTTATGGCTTTGCATTCAAACGTGAGAGTCCCTTGAGAAAACCAGTCAATATTTCCCTCTTATCCAAAATAGAAGACCGTGATTACTGGCATCAACTCGTTGGGCCGTATCTTGGAACAAATTAA
- the murI gene encoding glutamate racemase produces MHTVTTTNTNCNQPIGVFDSGVGGLTVLRELLRLLPEEDYIYLGDTARLPYGAKSPETVIRYALQSSRHLIDRGVKMLVIACNTATSAALPALEAAYPNIPVVGVVRPGARAACAVNANGRMAVIATEATVRGAAYQKAILELCPDMHVESLACPLFVALAEEGWTEGDVVNAIIAKQLEPLLSRFGDQPPDSLVLGCTHFPVLAKSIIQVVGPNVAVIDSAATTAQEVKHLLHTRALYANRTSCGHIGFLATDGPERFARVGSIFLGRTLTPHDVSLVDL; encoded by the coding sequence ATGCATACCGTAACTACGACCAACACCAACTGCAATCAGCCCATCGGTGTTTTTGATTCCGGCGTCGGTGGATTGACCGTGCTGCGTGAACTTCTCCGCCTTCTTCCCGAAGAGGATTATATCTACCTCGGTGATACAGCACGGCTCCCTTATGGGGCTAAAAGTCCCGAAACCGTTATTCGCTATGCGTTGCAAAGCTCACGACACCTCATTGATCGAGGTGTAAAAATGCTCGTCATCGCCTGTAATACCGCGACGTCTGCGGCGCTTCCCGCCCTGGAAGCAGCCTATCCCAACATTCCCGTTGTTGGGGTTGTCCGCCCCGGAGCGCGTGCTGCATGCGCCGTCAACGCCAATGGCCGTATGGCAGTTATTGCGACAGAAGCCACCGTCCGCGGTGCCGCGTATCAAAAAGCCATCCTCGAACTCTGTCCCGATATGCATGTTGAATCTTTGGCCTGCCCATTGTTTGTTGCTCTGGCAGAAGAAGGCTGGACTGAAGGTGACGTCGTCAACGCTATCATTGCCAAGCAACTTGAACCGTTGCTCAGCCGGTTCGGAGACCAACCTCCCGACAGCCTTGTCTTGGGCTGCACGCATTTTCCTGTCTTAGCCAAATCCATCATCCAGGTGGTCGGACCGAACGTCGCGGTTATCGACTCCGCCGCGACGACGGCGCAAGAAGTAAAGCATTTACTGCACACCCGCGCGCTTTATGCCAACAGAACATCTTGCGGACACATCGGATTTCTCGCGACAGACGGCCCGGAACGTTTCGCACGCGTGGGAAGCATTTTTCTCGGCCGAACCTTAACACCACACGATGTTTCTTTAGTCGACTTGTGA
- a CDS encoding PilZ domain-containing protein — protein sequence MIWDFFKQKQDKADYTPDEIYTILDQAIGLRSRLRFSFTEAISSLKSIECEIVKVSSTSLVVHILNIRKALPKWAGQPVLCYLQTQERSPKKRTRIVIFKFTCTILEVLEGATLRLSFPENFTLDQRRNSVRIEPSLSKFSMLSIFTQSNTKNLSLNLPLATLDDFKNQSASLINFSAGGMRVRFKSDRLHNLRHYAEPGKQIILRLAVAETPRNGVMECLLIGRVNNLYANPVNHNIDLGIEFLQQGFIGEKNIRWKAVKHYVVEDVAGWTGQWDLESLQQRK from the coding sequence ATGATTTGGGATTTTTTCAAACAAAAACAAGACAAGGCCGATTATACGCCCGACGAAATCTATACCATCCTTGATCAAGCCATTGGTTTACGCTCCAGACTTCGTTTTAGTTTTACTGAAGCCATATCCAGCTTGAAATCTATCGAATGCGAAATCGTCAAGGTGTCCTCAACATCATTGGTTGTCCACATCCTCAATATCCGCAAAGCGTTACCTAAATGGGCCGGCCAGCCAGTGCTATGCTATCTCCAAACACAAGAGCGTAGCCCCAAAAAGCGCACACGAATTGTCATTTTCAAATTTACCTGCACCATTTTGGAAGTACTGGAAGGGGCTACATTGCGCTTGTCCTTTCCCGAAAATTTCACTCTTGACCAGCGGCGAAATAGTGTCCGTATAGAACCATCACTCTCCAAATTTTCTATGCTGTCGATTTTCACACAGTCCAACACAAAGAATCTCAGCCTCAATCTCCCATTGGCCACACTCGACGATTTTAAAAATCAATCGGCCTCACTCATCAATTTTTCGGCTGGAGGGATGCGCGTCCGATTTAAAAGCGATCGGCTACACAACCTTCGGCATTATGCTGAACCGGGAAAACAGATTATTTTACGCTTGGCCGTTGCCGAGACTCCTCGCAATGGCGTCATGGAATGTCTTCTTATAGGCCGTGTAAATAACTTGTATGCAAACCCCGTAAACCACAACATTGATCTTGGAATCGAATTTCTCCAGCAAGGATTCATTGGAGAAAAAAATATTCGCTGGAAAGCCGTGAAACATTATGTTGTCGAGGACGTTGCAGGCTGGACAGGTCAATGGGATCTGGAATCTTTGCAACAGCGCAAATAA
- a CDS encoding type II secretion system protein N, translated as MRLSAFRWLAVLAACAALVVFGVDIAMRFSSGAGNVASGVAVRKQIEREIQPVKPRDAYDVIAGRNIFKEKRPEPADEPAAAKTPTALVDPGFGFEVVGTVHANRLDANVAVIMDKRTKEQRLYRAGDMLGDALVVEIRRNQVVIENKGKRELLTVDYEKNMPARNRPVYRHATPARTSRITPRSTPSVRSKRNPVQAHVLAMPPQSPSEAEAEKQVMPEE; from the coding sequence ATGCGACTGAGTGCGTTTCGATGGCTGGCTGTTCTTGCCGCATGTGCCGCGTTGGTTGTGTTCGGCGTTGATATCGCCATGCGTTTTTCTTCAGGGGCAGGCAATGTGGCCTCGGGCGTGGCTGTACGGAAGCAGATAGAGCGCGAAATTCAGCCGGTGAAACCACGGGATGCATATGATGTGATTGCTGGCCGTAATATTTTTAAGGAAAAGCGACCGGAACCAGCCGACGAACCTGCTGCAGCAAAAACACCGACAGCATTGGTGGACCCGGGGTTTGGGTTCGAAGTTGTTGGTACAGTTCATGCCAACAGATTAGACGCTAACGTTGCCGTTATTATGGACAAGCGTACCAAAGAGCAGCGCTTGTATCGTGCTGGCGATATGCTGGGCGATGCTCTTGTAGTGGAAATTCGACGGAACCAAGTGGTCATTGAAAATAAAGGCAAGCGTGAACTCCTGACGGTTGACTATGAGAAAAATATGCCAGCGAGGAACCGACCCGTTTATCGTCATGCAACTCCAGCGAGAACTTCAAGAATCACCCCACGTTCCACCCCCTCGGTACGGTCCAAACGAAATCCGGTTCAGGCTCATGTTCTTGCAATGCCCCCGCAGTCGCCATCTGAAGCAGAGGCTGAAAAACAGGTTATGCCTGAAGAGTAG